A single genomic interval of Flectobacillus major DSM 103 harbors:
- a CDS encoding transposase, whose amino-acid sequence MSNKKSRRSIRYKNHDYSAGGSYFITICSINREHIFGEIIDERIHLSYLGSIIEKEWLNIPSRFVSVELSTFQIMPNHLHAIIHINKNRIQDDKAALKFSKHTLLGNIIGSFKSLVFQTFYKYLKDNDLIQKQSAKIWQRNYWEHIIRFENELYKCQQYIVSNPEKWSKDADNLEKLLLRMEEKSAS is encoded by the coding sequence ATGTCAAACAAAAAATCAAGACGTTCTATTCGATACAAAAACCATGATTATTCTGCTGGTGGGTCATATTTCATCACAATTTGTTCAATCAATCGTGAGCATATTTTTGGAGAAATAATAGACGAGCGAATACATTTATCATACCTAGGATCAATTATTGAAAAAGAATGGCTAAATATACCAAGTCGTTTTGTTTCCGTTGAGCTAAGTACTTTCCAAATTATGCCAAATCATCTTCATGCCATTATCCATATTAATAAGAACAGGATTCAGGACGATAAGGCTGCATTGAAATTCTCCAAACACACACTTTTAGGAAATATCATCGGAAGTTTCAAATCATTGGTTTTCCAAACATTCTATAAATACCTAAAAGACAACGATTTAATACAGAAACAATCCGCTAAAATATGGCAAAGAAATTATTGGGAGCATATTATTCGCTTCGAAAATGAATTATACAAGTGTCAACAATACATCGTTAGCAATCCAGAAAAATGGAGTAAAGATGCCGATAATTTAGAAAAACTATTATTAAGAATGGAAGAAAAAAGTGCTTCCTAA
- a CDS encoding efflux RND transporter periplasmic adaptor subunit, translating into MDKEISQNLIKQRKTKKWFIGLSLVFALLALLYFFRNSLQSSLEASKIRTAVAEIGSVENTLTASGEVIPAFEQSITSPIKASIKKVFFSTGASVKAGQPIMDLDKSLTLIELEKLKDQLALKQNSIGKLKMDLDKKIYDSDISDKIKSLTINRLRADLEDTKRLQKVGGRTQEDVTKAENTLKIAELEKAQLENELNYHRKSVGANVRESELNAEIESKNLKELQHKITMADIVADRSGVLTWVNDKIGSAINEGEMLAKLADLGSFRVEGSCSDTYSDQLKVGIPVIVKVNEISLRGIVVQIKPSVANGIVQFSIALDDNKHASLRPNMKVEVFIVTNRITNAVRVANGPAFNGKRKISVFILEKGIAKRREVEIGLSNFDFVEIKSGIQAGEKVIISDLSKYEHLNEIKIEQR; encoded by the coding sequence ATGGACAAAGAAATCTCTCAAAACCTAATTAAACAACGGAAAACTAAAAAATGGTTTATCGGTTTGTCGCTTGTGTTTGCCTTACTGGCGTTGTTATATTTTTTCAGAAACTCGCTTCAGTCTTCTTTGGAGGCTTCTAAAATCAGAACAGCGGTGGCCGAAATCGGTAGCGTCGAAAATACGCTGACGGCTTCGGGTGAAGTAATTCCTGCTTTTGAACAAAGCATTACTAGTCCGATAAAAGCCAGTATCAAAAAGGTATTTTTTAGCACAGGTGCATCAGTAAAGGCTGGTCAGCCGATTATGGATTTGGATAAATCACTGACGCTTATTGAACTGGAAAAGCTCAAAGACCAATTGGCTTTGAAACAAAATAGCATCGGGAAACTCAAAATGGATTTGGATAAAAAAATCTATGATTCCGACATCAGCGACAAAATCAAATCGTTGACCATCAATCGTCTCAGAGCTGATTTGGAAGACACCAAACGTCTGCAAAAAGTAGGAGGACGCACGCAAGAAGATGTCACCAAAGCCGAAAATACTTTGAAAATTGCTGAATTAGAAAAAGCTCAATTAGAAAACGAATTGAATTATCATCGCAAATCGGTAGGGGCAAATGTGCGTGAGTCGGAATTGAATGCCGAAATTGAAAGCAAAAATCTGAAAGAGTTGCAACACAAAATTACAATGGCGGATATTGTTGCCGACCGTTCGGGCGTGCTTACTTGGGTAAACGATAAAATCGGTTCTGCCATTAATGAGGGGGAAATGTTGGCTAAATTGGCTGATTTGGGCAGTTTTCGGGTAGAAGGTTCTTGTTCTGATACCTATTCCGACCAATTGAAAGTGGGCATTCCTGTTATCGTAAAAGTCAATGAAATCAGTTTGCGTGGTATAGTGGTACAAATAAAACCTTCGGTAGCCAATGGCATTGTACAATTTTCGATTGCTTTAGACGACAATAAACACGCTTCCCTTCGCCCCAATATGAAAGTAGAAGTATTTATCGTCACCAATCGTATTACCAATGCCGTGCGTGTTGCCAATGGCCCAGCTTTTAATGGCAAAAGAAAAATCTCAGTATTTATTTTGGAAAAGGGCATTGCCAAAAGAAGAGAAGTAGAAATAGGTTTGTCGAATTTTGATTTTGTAGAAATCAAAAGTGGTATTCAGGCGGGCGAAAAAGTGATCATTTCGGATTTGAGTAAGTATGAGCATTTGAACGAAATTAAAATTGAACAACGATGA
- a CDS encoding TolC family protein, whose amino-acid sequence MKKILFSLLFIGNISLAQQTQLSLYEAVQMAKDKSIAAKQASTQKETDFWRFKSFQADFKPQLSLSGALPSFTRSFIEVRQPDGTVAFQSVSNNNSSLTLSLSQSIAKTGGTVFVQKQIQRFDDFERNSTLYNGVPVAFGLSQPLFRFNQMKWDKQIEPLKYTESQQVFLESLEKVSLNVSDYYFDLLIAQVNLQIAEKNRSNNDTLYKIASKRLELGKISENDILQLRLSVLNAQKDLASAKQQAEVATLQLKSYIGYREDNKFDLAIPFQIKTFEIDAQKAIQAALGSRSDAIAFRRRILEAERDLNKAKAENGLNASLNMTFGLSNRGAKPLDIYKNAQDREFVEIQFTLPIMDWGRSKARTETAKANLQLTQQSVEQDKLTFEQQIYTQVTLFEMLQKQVKLTAETDEIATKRYQIAQDRYILADLSITDLGIALQEKDRAKRDYIVALRDYWRAYYTLRYYTLYDFEQNTSLNPSN is encoded by the coding sequence ATGAAAAAGATTTTATTCAGCTTGTTGTTCATCGGCAATATATCGCTTGCACAACAAACACAATTGAGTTTATACGAAGCTGTACAAATGGCAAAAGATAAATCTATTGCTGCCAAACAGGCTTCTACCCAAAAGGAAACAGATTTTTGGCGATTCAAATCTTTTCAGGCTGATTTCAAACCGCAACTGAGTTTGAGTGGTGCATTGCCCAGTTTTACCCGTTCGTTTATTGAGGTTCGTCAGCCCGATGGAACAGTGGCTTTCCAGTCGGTATCAAACAACAATTCGTCGTTGACGCTATCACTAAGTCAAAGTATTGCCAAAACTGGCGGAACAGTTTTTGTACAAAAGCAAATTCAGCGCTTTGATGATTTTGAACGAAATTCTACCTTGTACAATGGCGTTCCTGTAGCTTTTGGCTTGAGCCAGCCATTATTTCGATTCAATCAAATGAAGTGGGATAAGCAAATTGAGCCTTTGAAATATACCGAAAGCCAGCAAGTTTTTTTGGAATCATTAGAAAAAGTTTCCTTAAATGTAAGTGACTATTACTTTGATTTGTTGATTGCTCAGGTAAATTTACAAATTGCCGAAAAGAACCGAAGCAATAATGATACGCTTTATAAAATTGCTTCTAAAAGGTTGGAATTGGGCAAAATTTCAGAAAATGATATTCTACAATTGCGTTTGTCGGTACTAAATGCCCAAAAAGATTTGGCTTCTGCCAAGCAACAAGCCGAAGTAGCAACCCTGCAATTGAAGTCGTACATTGGTTATAGAGAAGATAATAAATTTGATTTGGCGATTCCATTTCAGATCAAAACGTTTGAGATTGATGCCCAAAAAGCGATTCAGGCGGCCTTGGGGAGCCGCTCGGATGCAATTGCTTTTAGAAGAAGAATCCTTGAAGCCGAAAGAGATTTGAACAAAGCCAAAGCCGAAAATGGTCTAAATGCGTCATTAAACATGACTTTTGGGTTGTCAAATCGAGGTGCTAAGCCTTTGGATATTTACAAAAATGCTCAAGACCGTGAGTTTGTCGAAATTCAGTTTACTTTACCTATTATGGACTGGGGAAGGTCGAAAGCCCGAACAGAAACTGCAAAAGCCAATTTACAACTTACCCAACAAAGTGTTGAGCAAGACAAGCTGACATTCGAGCAGCAGATTTATACGCAAGTAACGCTTTTTGAAATGTTACAAAAACAAGTAAAGCTTACGGCTGAAACCGATGAAATTGCTACCAAACGTTATCAAATAGCACAAGATAGGTACATTTTAGCCGATTTGAGTATTACAGATTTGGGTATTGCTTTGCAAGAAAAAGACCGAGCCAAACGAGATTACATTGTGGCTTTAAGGGATTACTGGCGAGCGTATTACACTTTAAGATATTATACTTTATACGATTTTGAACAAAACACATCTTTAAATCCTAGCAATTAA
- a CDS encoding ABC transporter ATP-binding protein, which translates to MIKLSNIEKVYQTSNIETLALNNINIDIKKGEFVSIMGPSGCGKSTLLNIMGLLDEPSTGTIAIDNKPVEKFTDKDLAYLRNQKIGFIFQSFHLINDLSILDNVEIPLLYRASTNKSRREAAKEALEKVGLSNRMKHFPNQLSGGQKQRVAIARAIVGNPEIILADEPTGNLDSAMGNEILNILLQLNAEGSTIVMVTHDENMAKKTHRLIRLFDGTQVS; encoded by the coding sequence ATGATTAAACTAAGCAACATCGAGAAGGTCTATCAGACCAGCAATATTGAAACATTGGCATTGAACAATATCAATATCGACATCAAAAAAGGAGAATTTGTATCTATCATGGGGCCTTCGGGCTGTGGCAAAAGTACGCTTTTAAACATTATGGGACTTTTGGATGAACCCTCAACAGGAACAATCGCCATTGATAATAAGCCTGTTGAGAAATTTACGGATAAAGATTTGGCGTATTTAAGAAATCAGAAAATAGGTTTTATTTTCCAAAGTTTTCACTTGATAAACGATTTATCTATTTTGGATAATGTAGAAATTCCCTTGCTTTATCGTGCTTCAACGAATAAAAGTAGAAGAGAAGCCGCCAAAGAAGCTTTAGAAAAAGTAGGATTAAGTAACAGAATGAAACACTTCCCGAACCAGCTTTCGGGTGGACAAAAACAGCGTGTTGCCATTGCCAGAGCCATTGTGGGTAATCCAGAAATCATTTTGGCTGATGAACCTACAGGAAATTTGGACAGTGCAATGGGAAATGAAATTTTGAATATTCTTTTACAACTCAATGCAGAAGGAAGTACGATTGTGATGGTAACACACGACGAAAATATGGCAAAGAAAACCCACCGTTTGATTCGCCTTTTTGATGGCACGCAAGTATCTTAA
- a CDS encoding ABC transporter permease, whose amino-acid sequence MLFNYIKIAWKVLLRHPFYTFITLFGITLTLTVLMVITSFIDHLVGSHYPEYKRDRSLYIMNIALRDSARTSMNGGPISYSFVKEHIKSLKTPEKVGFSTMISSANSYLNGKRIKVSTKFCDATFWEVTDYEFLEGKPFNDQNIANGEHVVVITDAMKKQYFEDETASAIGKSIEVDNEKFKVIGVVKSAPVTRIMTFSDVFFPYNLPKSNYQTKGLQGSFTAIILAKNKSDFKAIQDEFDASVRRIPLPIMNWGNRYDIIDIKAQSYIDTFLYSFLRDGQDIFLYVGIFFILLMLMGLPAINLVNLNVSRIMERASEIGIRKAFGAPSSSLAWQFIIENIFITMIGGSFALILTLIIISIFNDSGLILHADLSINFSVFGVSLLVCLVFGLLSGVVPALRMSKMKVIDALKSS is encoded by the coding sequence ATGTTATTCAATTATATCAAAATAGCGTGGAAAGTCTTACTTCGGCATCCATTCTATACTTTTATTACGCTTTTTGGCATCACGCTTACACTCACGGTGTTGATGGTGATTACTTCTTTTATCGACCATTTGGTGGGGAGTCATTATCCAGAATACAAAAGAGATAGGTCGCTCTATATTATGAATATTGCCTTGCGAGATTCAGCCAGAACTTCTATGAACGGCGGCCCAATTTCATATAGTTTTGTAAAAGAACATATCAAATCGCTGAAGACACCCGAAAAAGTAGGGTTCTCTACGATGATTAGTTCGGCTAATTCCTATTTGAATGGAAAAAGAATCAAAGTGAGTACCAAGTTTTGTGATGCTACTTTTTGGGAAGTAACCGACTATGAATTTTTAGAAGGAAAGCCTTTTAACGACCAAAATATTGCCAATGGCGAACACGTAGTAGTGATTACCGATGCTATGAAAAAACAATATTTTGAAGACGAAACAGCTTCTGCTATTGGCAAAAGTATAGAAGTAGATAACGAGAAATTTAAAGTTATTGGCGTAGTAAAATCTGCTCCTGTCACTCGTATCATGACTTTTTCGGATGTGTTTTTTCCTTATAATTTGCCTAAAAGTAATTATCAAACCAAAGGCTTACAAGGTAGTTTTACCGCAATCATTTTGGCAAAAAACAAAAGCGATTTCAAAGCTATTCAAGATGAATTTGATGCTTCTGTCAGACGAATTCCTTTGCCTATTATGAATTGGGGGAATAGGTATGATATTATCGACATCAAGGCACAATCGTATATAGATACTTTTTTGTATAGTTTTTTAAGAGATGGACAAGATATTTTTCTGTACGTTGGTATTTTCTTTATTCTATTGATGCTGATGGGTTTACCTGCTATCAATTTAGTGAATTTGAATGTGAGTAGAATCATGGAAAGGGCTTCCGAAATTGGGATTCGTAAAGCTTTTGGTGCTCCTTCGAGTTCTTTGGCTTGGCAATTTATTATTGAAAATATTTTTATTACGATGATTGGCGGTTCGTTTGCTTTAATCCTTACGCTCATTATCATCAGTATTTTCAATGACAGTGGCTTAATTCTTCATGCCGATTTGAGTATCAATTTTAGTGTATTTGGTGTGAGTTTATTGGTTTGTTTAGTTTTTGGTTTGCTCTCAGGCGTAGTTCCTGCCCTCAGAATGTCGAAAATGAAAGTTATTGATGCACTGAAAAGCTCTTAG
- a CDS encoding ABC transporter permease, which yields MLAHLFKLIWNKRRHHTLLMVEIWFSFLVLFGVMSLISYNFKNYLDPIGFEYENVWALELNKNLDTTAITEKLNTIYQKIRAYPEVEVATRMSFNSPFSFTNHNGGISYKKSHAQADFYFTDENIAKTLGIEAAQGNWYKKADAISKFKPVVINRKAKESLFGDINPIGKVLVDSQKVVGVIDNFKAKGEFTNNEPCIFTLIDEKYDYGKILIKVKPGTDANFEAKLTKDVGAIAKDWTIEVSYLTDQRQNQHNLALVPVIVFLIITVFLLVNVAMGLFGILNLNIAKRREEIGVRRAMGATEGSIKLQFVGEMWVIATFGIIIGILFAVQFPLMNIFNLESSIYWMAIGLSVITLYGIITLCAYHPSRQAAKIQPAMALHEQ from the coding sequence ATGTTAGCTCATTTATTTAAACTCATCTGGAACAAAAGACGCCATCATACTTTATTGATGGTCGAGATTTGGTTTTCCTTTTTGGTACTTTTTGGCGTAATGTCGCTGATAAGCTACAATTTTAAAAACTACTTAGATCCCATCGGTTTTGAATATGAAAACGTTTGGGCTTTGGAACTCAACAAAAACCTAGATACTACAGCCATCACTGAAAAATTAAATACAATTTATCAGAAAATTAGAGCATATCCAGAAGTAGAGGTAGCAACAAGAATGTCTTTTAACTCACCTTTTTCGTTTACCAATCATAACGGGGGTATTTCTTATAAAAAAAGTCATGCTCAAGCTGATTTTTACTTCACTGATGAAAATATAGCAAAAACCTTAGGTATAGAAGCCGCTCAAGGGAATTGGTATAAAAAAGCCGATGCTATATCCAAATTTAAGCCTGTGGTGATTAATCGAAAAGCCAAGGAAAGCTTATTTGGTGATATAAACCCAATTGGAAAAGTGCTGGTCGATAGCCAGAAAGTAGTAGGCGTGATTGACAATTTCAAAGCTAAAGGAGAATTTACTAATAATGAACCTTGTATTTTTACCTTGATTGATGAGAAGTATGATTATGGTAAAATACTGATTAAAGTAAAGCCTGGTACAGATGCTAATTTTGAGGCAAAGCTTACAAAAGATGTAGGTGCTATCGCTAAAGATTGGACAATCGAAGTAAGTTATTTGACTGACCAACGCCAAAATCAGCATAATTTAGCCTTAGTGCCAGTAATTGTTTTTTTGATTATTACTGTATTTTTATTGGTCAATGTAGCAATGGGCTTGTTTGGGATTCTGAATTTAAACATTGCCAAGCGCCGTGAAGAAATTGGTGTTCGCCGTGCAATGGGAGCTACAGAAGGCAGTATCAAACTTCAATTTGTTGGCGAAATGTGGGTAATTGCTACATTCGGTATCATTATTGGGATTCTTTTTGCAGTTCAATTCCCTTTAATGAATATTTTTAACCTTGAGTCCAGTATTTATTGGATGGCAATAGGGCTTTCTGTCATAACTTTATATGGTATCATAACGCTTTGTGCCTATCATCCAAGCCGACAAGCTGCCAAAATCCAGCCAGCAATGGCCTTACATGAACAATAA
- a CDS encoding response regulator: MMNNNIKKKLLVVDHAETTHHVLERFLGEEFDIILKNDGLEAWSYLNSGQDIDFMITELNMPKMNGKELIKALRQSNLYAELPIILLSGSAESHERIECMNLGADNFIEKPFNPLEIQARINAIFRLNTRRYINS, translated from the coding sequence ATGATGAATAATAATATTAAAAAGAAATTGCTTGTAGTTGATCATGCCGAAACCACCCATCATGTCTTAGAACGTTTTTTGGGAGAAGAATTTGACATTATATTGAAAAATGATGGATTAGAAGCTTGGAGCTATTTGAATTCAGGTCAGGATATTGATTTTATGATTACAGAATTAAATATGCCCAAAATGAATGGCAAAGAACTCATCAAAGCACTTCGACAAAGCAATTTATATGCCGAGTTGCCAATTATTCTGTTATCGGGCTCAGCCGAAAGCCACGAACGAATTGAATGTATGAATTTAGGAGCTGATAATTTTATCGAAAAGCCATTTAATCCCCTCGAAATTCAGGCACGTATCAATGCCATTTTTAGGCTAAATACAAGACGATACATAAATTCATAA